CCGCCTCAGACGAAACAGGGCACTGCCCGGAATTTAGATTGAGGTTGTGACATGGCCGTCCAGCAGAACAAAGTATCGAAATCGCGCCGCAACAACCGCCGTGCACATGACGCGCTGGTTGCGGCAAACCCGAATGAATGCTCCAACTGCGGCGAACTTCGCCGCCCGCATCACGTCTGCCCTTCCTGTGGCCATTATGACGATCGCGAGATCGTTGCCATGGTAGACGAGATCGACCTGGACGAAGACGCGGCTTAAGTCCGCGCCCTGGGGGCCGCCCGCCGAATGACACTTGCTGAGACCAGCGCAGTCAACGAAACGGGCGACAGCTCCGGACCAATTCTTATATCTGTCGACGCTATGGGCGGCGACAAGGGACCGGCGACTGTTGTCGCCGGTATTTCTCGTTCGGCCAAGGACAACCCGCGTTTGCGCTTTGTCCTGCATGGCCCCAAAGCCACACTTGAACCGTTGGTTGCGCGCAAGAAGCACCTGATCGACCGATGTGAGATTCGTGACGCCAGCGATATTGTCAGCATGGATGACAAACCATCCGAAGTGCTGCGCAATTCCAAGAAAACCTCGATGTGGTCTGCCCTTGAATCGGTGCGTTCCGGCGAAGCGCGGGCCTGCGTTTCTTGCGGCAATACCG
This genomic window from Rhodobacteraceae bacterium D3-12 contains:
- the rpmF gene encoding 50S ribosomal protein L32, translating into MAVQQNKVSKSRRNNRRAHDALVAANPNECSNCGELRRPHHVCPSCGHYDDREIVAMVDEIDLDEDAA